A section of the Methanocaldococcus sp. FS406-22 genome encodes:
- a CDS encoding S-layer protein produces MKKILLLILLSVISVCNALPTEPVIFVNKSTVDYQNAKILMDNFYPSREINVDGNNITVVINDITYVPAIDNLEIESKDKKLKLNIKFNRDGDKVEYESVECIEYLNLEKGKEISLFNKSYIVKDITSNYVILKEKDGKEITTNDSFEYDGYKVVVELVSSDLNDIFVNIYKNGKFMESLKLNKGQISYTKDGMLGIIYKNCTKSGKGYYFTFDVYSTIKIEEDEDFPLDNRFKVKDISGDKIKLEYKNTNKLGTKINLFNYTIIPEKCYKDYVLFKIIKRESKTVNIKNKDIAYLGDSIYAIKINNTTHVYYKGKELKNHEKIYFNSLDVFDINPLNINKDIILIGGPKVNKFVKELEDKGLLKVNITGNYLGNHIGIIQKIKNPYNDNNIYILAGSDRWGTKAAILAFLTKYNDEDTLMVEWDKGKVNIIK; encoded by the coding sequence ATTACCAAAATGCTAAAATTTTAATGGACAATTTTTACCCCTCAAGAGAGATAAATGTTGATGGAAATAATATAACAGTTGTCATTAACGATATTACATACGTTCCAGCTATAGATAATCTTGAGATTGAGAGTAAGGATAAAAAGCTAAAGCTAAACATAAAATTTAATAGAGATGGAGATAAGGTGGAGTATGAAAGTGTTGAGTGTATAGAATATTTGAATCTTGAAAAGGGAAAGGAGATAAGCTTATTCAACAAAAGTTACATAGTTAAAGATATTACTTCAAATTATGTAATATTGAAAGAAAAAGATGGAAAAGAAATAACAACAAATGATTCATTTGAATACGATGGGTATAAAGTTGTTGTAGAGCTGGTTTCCTCTGATTTGAATGATATATTTGTTAATATATACAAAAATGGAAAATTTATGGAGTCCCTTAAATTAAATAAAGGTCAGATTAGTTATACAAAAGACGGAATGCTTGGAATTATTTATAAAAATTGCACAAAAAGTGGTAAGGGTTATTATTTTACGTTTGATGTATATTCTACAATAAAAATTGAAGAAGATGAAGATTTCCCATTGGATAATAGATTTAAAGTAAAGGATATTAGTGGCGACAAAATAAAGCTTGAATATAAAAATACAAATAAGTTAGGAACTAAAATAAATTTGTTTAATTACACCATAATACCTGAAAAGTGCTATAAAGATTATGTTCTATTTAAAATTATAAAGAGAGAAAGTAAAACCGTAAATATCAAAAATAAAGACATTGCTTATCTTGGAGACAGTATTTACGCCATAAAAATAAACAATACTACTCATGTCTATTATAAAGGAAAAGAGCTCAAAAATCATGAAAAAATTTATTTTAACTCATTGGATGTATTTGATATTAATCCATTAAACATAAACAAGGATATAATCCTTATTGGTGGTCCAAAAGTTAATAAATTTGTTAAAGAACTTGAGGATAAAGGATTATTAAAAGTGAATATAACTGGTAATTATCTTGGGAATCATATAGGGATTATACAAAAAATAAAAAACCCTTACAATGATAACAACATCTATATCTTAGCTGGTTCTGATAGGTGGGGAACAAAAGCAGCGATATTGGCATTTTTAACAAAATATAATGATGAAGATACATTAATGGTGGAGTGGGATAAAGGAAAAGTAAATATTATCAAATAA